CACACTGCGCCGAGAACGGGCAAAACTGGTGCTAAGCTTCGAACTGCCTCTTGCCACACCACACCCGATCACTAGTGACTCGCTGCGCTTGCTGATTTTTGAACCCAGCTATTATGTCGGCATGACGTGGCCATCCTCCAATGACGTGACCTTGTCCGCCGATTTGGCTCAGCACTGTCATCTAGAGCTGATAGAACCGAACCCAACGTCTGAACAAATGAGCTACGCCATGTCTCTCTCTGCGGATGCCGACCCGGACAATGCACTCGGCCAGTTGTTTACCCAGACGGTCAAGATCCACTGTGCCAGCCTTCCTTCCGTTGAATAATGAATGTACGAGTATCGATATGAAAACGCTGATGATTAACACTCAGGCGCGTCAAGAATGCACCTCTTCTCGCCCTTATCAGGCTTGGTTTGTCGCCTTTGCTGTCGCCGCTATACTGGCGACAGGACTTTACCAACTCTGGCTGGCGTGGCCGACACTGGTCGTAAACACACTGCATTGGCAACGGGAGGTCAATACTCAACTGGCAGACTTACTCTATGACGCCAAACAAAATACGATGGTTGCCGGAGGTTATCTGATTGGGTTTAGCTTTTTGTACGGCATGCTGCACTCCCTTGGTCCAGGGCATGGGAAAGTGATTGTGACCACCTATTTAGCCACTCACCCTACTAAGGTGAAAGCCAGCTTGGTGATCACTGTGGTGTCCGCCATGGTTCAAGCTATAGTCGCGATTGGATTGGTCACCGTCTTAGTCTGGGGTTTCAGTGCCTCCATGCGGGTCGTCAACCAGCAAGCTTCGCTGTTTGTCACCATCAGTTTTGGCCTAGTCGCGTTATTCGGTGGTTTAATTCTGTTCAAAGCCGTGAAAAAGATTTATCAGTCGATGCGCAAACCTCAGATTCGCGTTCATTCGGTTAGACCCATAGAGGCACTTTCCTCAGCAAAAACCTCACTGATTGATGGCAGCGCAACCGGCCGACCTTCTCTCAGCCTAGCTCCAAACGTCCATCAGCATGGGCATACTTGTGGGTGTGGTCATAACCATGTCGTTCAGGCCGATGCCATTAATCAGGCTTCTACATGGCGCGAGTACCTTGCCATTATCAGTGCTATTGGCATACGACCTTGCACAGGGGCAATTATGGTGCTGCTTTTTGCCAATGTTGCCAATTTGTATTGGATGGGCGTTGT
This DNA window, taken from Vibrio neptunius, encodes the following:
- a CDS encoding nickel/cobalt transporter — encoded protein: MKTLMINTQARQECTSSRPYQAWFVAFAVAAILATGLYQLWLAWPTLVVNTLHWQREVNTQLADLLYDAKQNTMVAGGYLIGFSFLYGMLHSLGPGHGKVIVTTYLATHPTKVKASLVITVVSAMVQAIVAIGLVTVLVWGFSASMRVVNQQASLFVTISFGLVALFGGLILFKAVKKIYQSMRKPQIRVHSVRPIEALSSAKTSLIDGSATGRPSLSLAPNVHQHGHTCGCGHNHVVQADAINQASTWREYLAIISAIGIRPCTGAIMVLLFANVANLYWMGVVSAILMAAGTALTTSLIAIMTLTGKHVVKRYLTNTDSKSRGWALAGAYLQLFGGLILMVFGVLLMAGEHYGVSPMLSV
- a CDS encoding DUF1007 family protein, translated to MMMTASVQAHPHSWINLKTDIQGQNGMITGLKMEWTFDAMTSAYLLDGKDMSAENQQASLQAVSASVLDNMLYEHYFTYFYDGETPIKYKTAHNGTLRRERAKLVLSFELPLATPHPITSDSLRLLIFEPSYYVGMTWPSSNDVTLSADLAQHCHLELIEPNPTSEQMSYAMSLSADADPDNALGQLFTQTVKIHCASLPSVE